One genomic region from Torulaspora delbrueckii CBS 1146 chromosome 4, complete genome encodes:
- the YHB1 gene encoding flavohemoglobin (similar to Saccharomyces cerevisiae YHB1 (YGR234W); ancestral locus Anc_5.93), which translates to MLSEQTRTIVKQTVPVLEQNGGVITKTFYGNMLRDNKELLNYFNRVNQAKGAQPTALATTVLAAAKHIDDLSAILPHVEQIGHKHRALQIMPEHYPIVGQNLLKAIKEVLGSAATPAIIDAWAEAYGAIADVFISVEKKMYKEAAWASWKPFEVVAKDKVASDIVEFTVKPQASSGIDLANVPINAGQYITVKTHPSRHNNEYDALRHYSICSSTAENGLRFAVKLEQTKDKPIGLVSEYLHKDVEVGDEVFLSAPAGDFQLEPKLIHQNEVPLVLLSAGVGVTPVLAMFEEQLLKNPNRPIYWIQSAYDEPRQAFKGHVDELLKMGKDVKKVIVHTATQPRIDDKFLQERVPGHADVYICGSLDFMQAMIGHFATLNHKSDTVHYEPFGPKMATVKV; encoded by the coding sequence ATGTTGTCTGAACAAACTCGTACTATCGTCAAGCAAACGGTTCCTGTACTGGAACAAAATGGTGGTGTTATTACCAAAACTTTCTACGGTAACATGTTGCGTGATAATAAGGAACTATTGAACTATTTCAATAGAGTCAACCAGGCTAAAGGTGCTCAACCAACCGCTTTGGCTACCACTGTCTTGGCTGCTGCTAAGCACATCGATGACTTGTCTGCTATCCTTCCCCatgttgaacaaattggTCATAAGCACAGAGCTCTACAAATTATGCCCGAACATTATCCAATCGTTGGTCAAAATTTACTGAAGGCTATTAAGGAAGTGCTGGGTTCGGCTGCTACCCCAGCAATTATCGATGCTTGGGCCGAAGCTTATGGTGCTATCGCTGATGTATTTATCtcagttgaaaagaagatgtaCAAAGAAGCTGCTTGGGCAAGTTGGAAACCATTTGAAGTGGTGGCTAAAGATAAAGTAGCAAGTGACATTGTTGAATTTACTGTGAAGCCACAGGCTTCTTCTGGCATTGATTTGGCAAACGTTCCTATTAATGCTGGTCAATACATCACCGTAAAGACTCACCCATCTAGACACAACAACGAATACGATGCCTTACGTCATTACTCCATTTGTTCCTCCACTGCTGAAAATGGTTTGAGATTCGCCGTCAAGCTCGAGCAAACAAAAGACAAGCCAATTGGTTTAGTTTCTGAATATTTACACAAGGATGTTGAAGTTGGTGATGAGGTGTTCCTAAGTGCTCCGGCTGGTGATTTCCAATTGGAACCAAAGTTAATCCATCAAAATGAAGTCCCATTGGTTTTGCTATCTGCAGGTGTCGGTGTTACTCCAGTGCTTGCTATGTTCGAAGAACAACTGCTGAAAAACCCAAACAGACCTATTTATTGGATCCAATCTGCTTATGATGAGCCTAGACAAGCTTTCAAGGGCCACGTCgatgaacttttgaaaatggGTAAAGATGTTAAGAAGGTCATCGTTCACACTGCCACTCAACCACGTATAGATGACAAATTCTTACAAGAACGTGTACCAGGTCACGCCGACGTCTATATCTGTGGTTCTCTAGACTTTATGCAAGCCATGATAGGGCATTTTGCAACTTTGAACCATAAGAGTGATACCGTCCATTACGAACCATTTGGTCCAAAGATGGCCACTGTGAAGGTCTAA
- the SEO1 gene encoding putative permease SEO1, with amino-acid sequence MSVTPKTLATELFIDPWKRLKYGFLPVRRVVDEDFSSNSNFGDEGLALESEAKIDEVEESDIEYRDEANRRWWNFFNEGEYRRNKKVETKNPWYSWFNGSTSAQEKKLILKLDVLLAFYSCMAYWVKYLDTVNLNNAYVSGMKEELGMKGNDLVHTQNMFSIGNIIFQLPFLFVLNKVPLNYLLPALDLAWSLLTVGEAYVKTTGGIKALRFFIGAFEAPSYLAYQYLFGCFYKHDEMVRRSAFYYFGQYIGTLSSGGIQSAVYSSMNGRNGLAGWRWNFIIDAIISVIVGIIGFYALPGDPYNCYSIFLTDDEIRLARKRLKQNNTDGNNFHKKAFSWKVWKRVIFDWKVWVLSIWNIFCWCNSNAGTGCYILWLKSLQRYAIPKVNQLSMITPGVGLVYLTVTALIADKLHSRLSAIIFTQVFNIIGNVILAVWNVEEGAKWFGFILQYMGWAMAPVLYGWMNDICRRDSDTRAIILVIMNIAGSVFSVWTSVVFFPTTQAPRYLRGYSFTAACALALSIWTFFVLWLYKKDERKHASDNGIVVYNSKIENLPSKAGSVSSTEAFAVTENSSDLKR; translated from the coding sequence ATGAGTGTGACACCAAAAACGCTCGCTACGGAGTTGTTTATAGATCCTTGGAAAAGACTCAAGTATGGGTTTCTGCCGGTAAGGAGAGTGGTTGATGAAGACTTCTCATCTAATAGTAATTTTGGAGATGAAGGTTTAGCTTTAGAATCAGAAGCCAAAATAGAcgaagttgaagaatctgaTATCGAGTACAGAGACGAGGCCAACCGTCGTTGgtggaatttcttcaatgaagGAGAGTACAGAAGAAATAAGAAAGTCGAGACAAAAAATCCTTGGTACTCATGGTTCAACGGCAGCACTTCCGCTCAAGAAAAGAAACTGATCCTGAAACTAGACGTTTTGCTGGCATTTTATTCCTGCATGGCTTACTGGGTTAAGTATCTCGATACAGTGAACTTGAACAATGCATATGTTTCTGGTATGAAAGAGGAATTGGGTATGAAGGGCAATGACCTGGTTCACACTCAAAATATGTTCTCGATTGGGAatattatttttcaattacCTTTCTTATTCGTACTGAATAAAGTACCGCTCAACTACCTTCTGCCAGCTTTGGATCTTGCTTGGTCATTATTGACAGTAGGTGAAGCCTACGTCAAGACCACCGGTGGCATCAAGGCTCTGCGGTTTTTCATTGGTGCATTCGAGGCACCTTCCTACTTGGCCTACCAATACCTTTTCGGTTGCTTTTACAAACACGATGAAATGGTCAGGCGTTCTGCATTCTATTATTTTGGTCAGTATATTGGTACACTGTCATCTGGTGGTATTCAATCTGCTGTTTATTCGAGTATGAACGGAAGGAACGGGCTCGCAGGCTGGAGGTGGAACTTTATCATTGATGCGATAATTTCCGTGATTGTGGGTATCATTGGGTTTTATGCTTTACCGGGAGATCCTTACAATTGTTACTCCATATTTCTGACCGATGACGAAATAAGGTTAGCCAGAAAGCGGTTGAAGCAAAACAATACTGATGGAAACAACTTCCATAAAAAAGCTTTTAGTTGGAAGGTATGGAAGCGTGTTATTTTTGATTGGAAAGTCTGGGTTCTTTCGATATGGAATATATTTTGTTGGTGTAACAGTAACGCTGGTACAGGTTGTTACATCCTATGGCTGAAATCGCTCCAACGTTACGCGATCCCCAAAGTTAATCAACTCTCTATGATTACCCCCGGGGTCGGGCTGGTTTATCTGACAGTCACGGCATTAATAGCAGACAAACTACATTCTCGTTTGAGTGCGATTATTTTCACACAGGTTTTTAACATTATAGGAAATGTTATATTGGCAGTTTGGAATGTTGAAGAGGGGGCTAAATGGTTTGGTTTCATTTTGCAATATATGGGATGGGCCATGGCACCGGTTCTCTATGGGTGGATGAACGATATTTGTCGCCGAGACTCGGATACAAGGGCAATAATCTTAGTGATCATGAATATTGCCGGCTCAGTGTTTAGTGTTTGGACCAGTGTGGTATTCTTTCCCACGACGCAGGCCCCTAGATATCTCAGGGGATACAGTTTTACAGCTGCCTGTGCTTTAGCACTCTCTATATGGACTTTTTTTGTGCTGTGGCTGTACAAGAAGGATGAGAGGAAGCATGCAAGTGACAATGGCATAGTCGTTTACAATTCCAAGATCGAGAATTTACCTTCCAAAGCTGGATCAGTTTCTTCCACAGAGGCGTTTGCTGTTACTGAGAACTCGTCTGATTTGAAGCGTTAA